One genomic segment of [Phormidium] sp. ETS-05 includes these proteins:
- a CDS encoding DUF1796 family putative cysteine peptidase, whose protein sequence is MYRFQVNAATQAGESIGVVGSTPELGMWDVTQCIPLHTSGDSYPLWWVDIHIGHETAVTNQKLEYKYVLLGADGSVKWETTGGNRWVPIELDNDLGTIVVDDGAFGNVPASPYGYFESPIPHMPLTRGVQGLKIAVIGSSVAMGCNAWRLQGWAWHLEQELNQKYGHIMVNLSELGADVTRTINRFGKVVAPQKPDVVIIALSLGNEGLAYCPPYQRRAVQRRFESGLQQLVKMTQELGARPILGGVYPHGDYNSEHNWLLQDTHNRILSWGVPVLNWLDAVSDGSGRWKPGTSSDVAHPNMEGHRLMYEAIDIRLFQMTNDQFATTKPVAAPHNGLQIYRDKQGFSVLAVLAEKSLRVINQSEYTYTITPDWHSLQAAIQRKARLMPGIYIAKNATAGTLPFFSVRSDGTIETAVNISPNADLEYSAAFNFFSPHVSQILFYDGHLGILKEKENFIRVINETEHEYNIHPMWKEVRSALKAMPAGVYEDALHPDVPFRTMMIGAEGLESRVKVPPKSAVLFEYKCKLSDISRVAILPIGDRCAPRMLLYKMQYDGPAFPFDLTRSSNLGDVIDIIDKDFADMWNPAFLRYEPADNRLYHTKWSGLSFGHEVEDTDNPLQNMSPIYDRMRDRYSARADRFLWTMRNCDEVLFIRTGGTTRGYVLELVKMLESKLQGKPFRVLLISPQSSAEFADIPHILHYNLEFNPDKMYADMGHWMHCTNLMREILDELGISSKNLFWCPPTPKDKP, encoded by the coding sequence ATGTATCGATTCCAGGTAAATGCAGCCACCCAAGCGGGAGAATCTATTGGGGTCGTGGGTTCGACTCCGGAGCTGGGAATGTGGGATGTGACTCAGTGCATACCGCTGCACACCAGTGGTGATTCTTACCCTCTATGGTGGGTAGATATCCACATCGGTCACGAAACCGCTGTCACCAACCAAAAATTAGAGTACAAGTATGTGCTACTGGGAGCGGATGGTAGTGTCAAATGGGAAACCACCGGGGGCAACCGGTGGGTGCCGATCGAATTGGACAATGATTTAGGCACGATCGTGGTAGATGATGGCGCCTTCGGCAACGTGCCCGCTTCTCCCTACGGATACTTCGAGTCCCCTATCCCTCATATGCCCCTCACTCGTGGGGTTCAGGGTCTGAAAATCGCCGTTATCGGCAGTTCCGTAGCGATGGGGTGCAACGCTTGGCGGCTCCAGGGTTGGGCATGGCATCTGGAGCAAGAACTAAATCAAAAATATGGCCATATTATGGTCAACCTGTCGGAGCTGGGAGCCGATGTCACCCGGACGATTAACCGGTTTGGTAAAGTGGTGGCACCGCAAAAACCCGATGTAGTGATTATTGCCCTATCTCTAGGGAATGAGGGTTTGGCTTACTGTCCCCCTTACCAACGGCGGGCCGTGCAGCGGCGGTTTGAAAGTGGTTTGCAGCAACTGGTGAAAATGACCCAGGAATTGGGGGCGCGTCCGATTTTGGGGGGAGTTTACCCCCACGGGGATTATAACTCGGAGCATAATTGGCTGTTGCAGGATACTCACAACCGCATCCTGAGTTGGGGTGTGCCAGTTTTGAACTGGCTGGATGCGGTGAGTGATGGCAGCGGACGCTGGAAACCGGGGACTTCTTCTGATGTGGCTCACCCCAATATGGAAGGTCATCGCTTGATGTATGAGGCGATCGATATCCGTCTGTTCCAAATGACCAATGACCAATTCGCCACGACTAAACCCGTTGCTGCACCACATAACGGCTTACAAATCTACCGGGATAAACAGGGTTTTTCCGTGTTGGCGGTGTTGGCGGAAAAGAGTTTGCGGGTAATTAATCAGTCTGAATATACTTACACAATTACCCCTGATTGGCACAGCCTGCAAGCAGCAATTCAGCGCAAAGCTCGATTGATGCCCGGTATCTACATCGCCAAAAATGCTACGGCGGGGACTTTACCTTTCTTTTCCGTGCGTTCCGATGGCACGATTGAAACGGCGGTAAATATCTCCCCTAATGCGGACTTGGAATACAGTGCGGCTTTTAATTTCTTTTCTCCCCACGTGTCGCAAATTTTGTTTTATGACGGGCATTTGGGCATTCTCAAGGAAAAGGAAAATTTCATCCGGGTGATTAATGAAACCGAACATGAATACAATATCCATCCCATGTGGAAGGAGGTGCGCAGCGCTCTAAAAGCCATGCCCGCTGGGGTTTATGAGGATGCGCTTCATCCCGATGTCCCCTTCCGCACGATGATGATTGGTGCTGAGGGATTGGAAAGTCGGGTGAAAGTGCCGCCGAAATCTGCGGTACTGTTTGAATACAAATGCAAGTTATCGGATATTAGCCGGGTGGCGATTTTACCCATCGGCGATCGCTGCGCCCCCCGGATGCTACTTTATAAGATGCAGTACGACGGGCCTGCTTTTCCTTTTGATTTAACCCGCAGCAGCAATCTTGGGGATGTGATTGATATCATTGACAAAGATTTTGCTGATATGTGGAATCCCGCATTTTTGCGCTATGAACCGGCGGATAACCGATTGTATCATACGAAGTGGTCTGGTTTATCTTTTGGCCATGAGGTGGAGGACACAGATAACCCACTTCAGAATATGTCCCCGATATACGATCGGATGCGCGATCGTTACTCAGCCCGAGCCGATCGCTTCCTCTGGACCATGCGCAATTGCGATGAAGTCCTATTCATCCGCACCGGTGGAACAACTCGCGGCTATGTCCTAGAACTGGTGAAGATGCTAGAATCAAAACTGCAGGGTAAACCATTCCGTGTGTTGCTCATTTCTCCGCAATCTTCCGCTGAATTTGCCGATATTCCCCATATTCTGCATTACAATTTGGAATTCAACCCCGATAAGATGTACGCCGACATGGGTCACTGGATGCACTGCACCAACCTGATGCGAGAAATCCTTGATGAACTCGGTATCTCCAGTAAAAACCTCTTTTGGTGTCCCCCAACCCCCAAGGATAAGCCGTAA
- a CDS encoding WD40 repeat domain-containing protein, which yields MKIWQVSRNRFLSGGSEVATLTGHADRVNSVTWNPDGKLIATSSEDRTVKLWQVDGTLVQNITPGDKPINNVSWSPDGKVMAIASADGTVQIWSLRQMPGELHNRPNYQYQQTIPAHQQPLWNVTFSPDGSLIATASADNTVKIWNRNGQSVMTLEGHIGPVNWVAFSPDGKNLATASDDNTVKLWSSETGKFLAALEGHTDKVFNLNWSSDGKLIASASDDDTVLLWNLDATDLERVGCAWVTDYLQNNVNVKPGDRTLCTLPDSSIID from the coding sequence GTGAAAATCTGGCAGGTTTCTAGAAACCGGTTTCTTTCCGGGGGGAGCGAGGTCGCCACTCTGACCGGTCACGCCGATCGGGTTAATAGTGTCACTTGGAATCCTGATGGCAAGTTGATTGCTACTTCTAGTGAGGATCGTACTGTCAAACTCTGGCAAGTTGACGGCACTTTGGTACAAAATATAACTCCGGGCGACAAACCGATAAATAATGTCAGTTGGAGTCCCGACGGGAAAGTTATGGCTATTGCCAGCGCCGATGGCACGGTACAAATCTGGAGTCTGAGACAGATGCCTGGGGAACTGCATAATCGACCTAATTATCAATATCAGCAAACTATCCCGGCTCATCAACAACCGTTGTGGAACGTCACTTTTAGCCCAGACGGGAGTTTAATTGCTACTGCTAGTGCAGATAACACGGTAAAAATTTGGAACCGCAATGGTCAATCGGTAATGACTTTAGAAGGTCATATCGGCCCGGTGAATTGGGTGGCTTTTAGCCCAGACGGGAAAAATTTGGCCACTGCTAGCGATGATAATACGGTGAAACTGTGGAGTAGTGAAACGGGTAAATTTCTGGCGGCGCTTGAGGGTCACACTGACAAAGTTTTTAACCTCAATTGGAGTTCCGACGGCAAATTGATTGCTTCTGCTAGCGATGATGACACTGTGCTGTTATGGAATCTGGATGCTACAGATTTAGAGCGGGTAGGCTGTGCTTGGGTGACAGATTATCTGCAAAACAATGTGAATGTAAAACCAGGGGATAGAACCCTCTGCACCCTGCCCGATTCTTCAATCATAGATTAA
- a CDS encoding AAA family ATPase → MALNIKEFYQACNPSKTLLVTNPEDRRYYIDFASVRGGKLIEELRRTIVRLSPDEPTCQLFAGHIGCGKSTELVRLQAELAAANFTCIYFESSEDLEMADVDVTDILLAVARQVSDNLEMAGIVFQPVYFQELFREIVDFLQVPLDISVGTGLGVGIAQIIAQTKASYRLRSRLRQYLEPRTSAILAAINSELIRPAIEQLKRQGSLGLVVIVDNLDRVDTRLLTNGRTQPEHLFIDRGEQLRKLECHMVWTIPLSLIFSGEIETLKNRLGGGVSPKVLPMVPVQQRDGSNYPEGMNLLQQMVLARAFPDLEPLQREELLLEVVDAPATLERLCRASGGHIRNLLSLLYRCLQQQDPPFPRDCIEMAIRDRAAELALAVSAQDWPLLQSVSDTKSIRDSANTLTLLRSLFVFEYRGAGGERWFDINPLLAEHDLL, encoded by the coding sequence ATGGCCTTGAATATTAAAGAATTTTATCAGGCATGCAACCCGAGTAAGACTCTGTTAGTGACGAACCCAGAGGATAGGAGGTATTACATAGATTTTGCCTCGGTGCGAGGGGGTAAACTGATTGAGGAATTACGGCGGACGATCGTGCGGCTGTCACCAGATGAGCCCACTTGCCAATTATTTGCTGGACATATCGGCTGTGGCAAATCTACGGAATTGGTGCGGCTGCAAGCGGAGTTGGCAGCGGCAAACTTTACCTGCATCTACTTTGAATCTTCAGAAGATTTGGAGATGGCGGATGTAGATGTCACTGATATTTTATTGGCGGTGGCGCGGCAGGTGAGCGATAATCTGGAGATGGCGGGGATAGTTTTTCAACCGGTATATTTCCAGGAATTGTTTCGCGAGATTGTGGATTTTTTGCAGGTGCCATTGGATATTTCGGTGGGGACGGGTTTGGGGGTGGGTATTGCCCAAATTATCGCACAAACTAAGGCCAGTTATCGACTTCGATCGCGCTTGCGCCAGTACCTAGAACCGCGCACCAGTGCGATTTTGGCGGCGATAAACTCGGAATTGATTCGCCCTGCAATTGAGCAGCTCAAGCGTCAGGGGAGTTTAGGGTTAGTGGTGATTGTGGATAATCTCGATCGGGTGGATACCCGCCTTCTCACCAATGGACGCACCCAGCCAGAACACCTATTTATCGATCGGGGCGAGCAACTGAGGAAACTGGAATGCCATATGGTCTGGACTATCCCTTTATCGCTCATTTTCTCAGGGGAAATCGAAACTCTGAAAAATCGGCTGGGGGGTGGCGTCAGCCCCAAAGTTTTACCAATGGTTCCTGTGCAGCAGCGGGATGGGAGTAACTACCCCGAAGGGATGAACCTGCTGCAACAAATGGTATTAGCCAGAGCTTTTCCCGATCTGGAACCCTTGCAACGAGAAGAATTGCTCTTGGAAGTGGTGGATGCGCCAGCGACTCTGGAGCGTTTATGTCGGGCAAGTGGCGGACATATCCGCAATTTGCTAAGTTTATTATACCGCTGTTTGCAGCAGCAGGACCCGCCATTTCCCAGGGACTGTATAGAAATGGCCATCCGCGATCGGGCAGCCGAGTTAGCTTTGGCTGTTTCCGCCCAAGACTGGCCACTGTTGCAGTCTGTAAGCGATACTAAAAGCATCAGAGACTCAGCCAACACCTTGACCCTACTGCGGAGTCTGTTTGTGTTTGAGTATCGTGGGGCGGGTGGGGAACGCTGGTTTGATATTAATCCCCTGTTAGCGGAACATGATTTGCTGTGA